A region of the Geomonas subterranea genome:
ACCCCGCCAGCGTTTCGGCCGCCGTGGCTGCCATCCCGGACCAGGTGACCCTTTTGGTCAACAACGCGGGCATCACCCGTGACCGCAGCGTTTTCAAGATGTCGGACGACGAATGGCAATCCGTGCTCGGGGTGAACCTCACCGGGGCTTTCAACGTGGTCCGGGCCTTCGCTCCCGGGATGAGGGATGCCGGCTACGGCCGCATCGTCAACATCACTTCGATTAACGGCATCCGCGGCAAGTTCGGCCAGGCCAACTATTCGGCATCCAAGGCGGGTCTCATCGGGCTTACCAAGACCCTCGCCCGCGAGCTGGGGCCCAAGGGGGTGACGGTGAACGCGGTGGCGCCGGGCATGGTGCTGACCGACATGGCGCTCGCCCTCCCCGCGGAGATCCTCGACAAGGCCAGGAACGAGTGTCTGCTCCCGGACCTTGCCAAGCCGGAGGATATCGCCAACGCGGTCGCCTTCCTCCTTTCGGATGCGGCCGGCAAGATCACGGGCGAGGTGATCCGG
Encoded here:
- the fabG gene encoding 3-oxoacyl-ACP reductase FabG, whose product is MSSFLNFKGRTAVVTGGARGLGLSITRTLLEHGAKVHVFDVAEGEAGGGYQFHKVDITDPASVSAAVAAIPDQVTLLVNNAGITRDRSVFKMSDDEWQSVLGVNLTGAFNVVRAFAPGMRDAGYGRIVNITSINGIRGKFGQANYSASKAGLIGLTKTLARELGPKGVTVNAVAPGMVLTDMALALPAEILDKARNECLLPDLAKPEDIANAVAFLLSDAAGKITGEVIRVDSGQYI